A single Agrococcus sp. ARC_14 DNA region contains:
- a CDS encoding response regulator, which yields MRGSSPVSARILVVDDDRDIRDLVSIKLASAGHVVATRENGEQALEAALEGDWSVLVLDVMMPGMTGIEVLRILRARGDTTPIILLTARGQERDIEAGIAAGADDYITKPFSPRALLARVAAAIG from the coding sequence ATGCGCGGAAGCAGTCCCGTGAGCGCTCGCATCCTCGTCGTCGACGACGACCGCGACATCCGCGATCTCGTGTCGATCAAGCTCGCCTCCGCCGGGCATGTCGTCGCCACTCGCGAGAACGGCGAGCAGGCGCTCGAGGCGGCGCTCGAGGGCGATTGGTCGGTGCTCGTCCTCGACGTCATGATGCCGGGCATGACCGGCATCGAGGTGCTGCGCATCCTGCGAGCGCGTGGCGACACGACCCCGATCATCCTGCTCACCGCGCGCGGCCAGGAGAGGGACATCGAGGCCGGCATCGCCGCCGGTGCCGACGACTACATCACGAAGCCGTTCAGCCCCAGGGCGCTGCTGGCCCGCGTCGCCGCAGCGATCGGCTGA
- a CDS encoding ATP-binding protein, with translation MQAILAIMVAMVLVVLTLVDADSWHAPWLWIATVGMGLATVLALATRKAVGPTLRFIVPTLDLIALAALIADPQAPRIVAILAVMPAFWLGVTARTRGIALVGAASAVLLAVMAMRIADSSGVTLTANAVGVVLVPIALVATAWFASNYTRTIERQQLAILHREREKLAIAKQSQADANLLDAIFETARVGLALLDPEGRVVRVNSTLADHPGLAGTTVAEALGDLRFLELESRRPIPEAETPFVRAASGEAFDNVICWIHRPGLEPVAATISSRPLLLDGDFRGSITSVDDVTNYMRMVEDRDDFVALVSHELRTPLTSITGFLELALDEEVPASLRGWLQIVQRNADRLRALVEDLLIVGEMSRGDVHLATRRLDLRALAVEAVATLEHRADRRGVALTLADGPAIEVDADERRITQVIENLISNGIKYTRDAGSVHVRVEVDGADARLVVVDDGAGVMPTEAARVFERFYRSSSARASGVQGAGLGLWICRMIIDQHGGSIDFASEVGRGSTATFSLPLAV, from the coding sequence GTGCAGGCGATCCTGGCGATCATGGTCGCCATGGTGCTCGTCGTGCTCACGCTCGTCGATGCCGACAGCTGGCACGCGCCCTGGCTGTGGATCGCGACGGTCGGCATGGGGCTCGCCACCGTCCTCGCGCTCGCGACGCGCAAGGCAGTCGGCCCGACGCTGCGGTTCATCGTGCCGACCCTCGACCTGATCGCGCTCGCTGCCCTCATCGCCGATCCGCAGGCCCCGCGCATCGTGGCGATCCTGGCGGTCATGCCGGCCTTCTGGCTGGGAGTCACCGCCCGCACGCGCGGCATCGCGCTGGTGGGTGCGGCCAGCGCCGTGCTGCTCGCGGTGATGGCGATGCGCATCGCCGACTCGAGCGGCGTGACGCTCACGGCCAACGCCGTCGGCGTGGTGCTCGTGCCGATCGCGCTGGTCGCCACGGCATGGTTCGCCTCCAACTACACGCGCACGATCGAGCGGCAGCAGCTCGCCATCCTGCATCGCGAGCGCGAGAAGCTCGCCATCGCCAAGCAGAGCCAGGCAGACGCCAATCTGCTCGACGCGATCTTCGAGACCGCCCGCGTCGGGCTCGCACTGCTCGATCCCGAGGGTCGGGTGGTGCGAGTGAACTCGACGCTCGCCGACCATCCGGGTCTCGCGGGCACGACGGTGGCCGAGGCGCTCGGAGATCTGCGTTTCCTCGAGCTGGAGTCGCGGCGCCCCATCCCAGAGGCGGAGACGCCGTTCGTGCGAGCCGCCAGCGGAGAGGCCTTCGACAACGTCATCTGCTGGATCCATCGACCAGGGCTCGAGCCGGTCGCCGCCACCATCTCGTCTCGGCCGCTGCTGCTCGACGGCGACTTCCGCGGCTCCATCACCTCGGTCGACGACGTCACGAACTACATGCGGATGGTGGAGGATCGCGATGACTTCGTCGCGCTCGTCTCCCACGAGCTGCGCACGCCATTGACGTCGATCACCGGCTTCCTCGAGCTCGCGCTGGACGAGGAGGTGCCGGCGTCGCTGCGCGGCTGGCTGCAGATCGTGCAGCGCAACGCCGACCGGCTGCGCGCGCTGGTCGAGGATCTGCTCATCGTGGGCGAGATGAGCAGGGGCGATGTGCACCTCGCGACACGCAGGCTCGACCTGCGCGCGCTCGCCGTCGAGGCCGTCGCCACGCTCGAGCATCGCGCCGATCGGCGCGGGGTCGCGCTCACGCTCGCCGATGGGCCGGCGATCGAGGTCGACGCCGACGAGCGCCGCATCACGCAGGTGATCGAGAACCTGATCTCCAACGGCATCAAGTACACACGCGACGCCGGCAGCGTCCACGTGCGCGTCGAGGTCGACGGTGCGGATGCGCGGCTGGTCGTGGTGGACGACGGCGCCGGCGTGATGCCCACCGAGGCCGCGCGCGTCTTCGAGCGCTTCTACCGCTCGTCGAGCGCTCGCGCATCCGGGGTCCAGGGGGCGGGCCTCGGCCTGTGGATCTGCCGCATGATCATCGATCAGCATGGCGGCTCGATCGACTTCGCGAGCGAGGTCGGCCGCGGCTCGACCGCGACGTTCAGCCTTCCCCTGGCGGTCTGA
- a CDS encoding helicase HerA-like domain-containing protein has product MTDELAKAQAELEAARQAQLEAEARLAELHAGAERAKVDAPPSPADEETPEQAPPVAESFEEAPVSAPTPLDPEQPAEPGAPVEERDLAGPLGADAVAAIRTGYAFDGTALEMGALVNGEPDSETQVRIPLSMVNRHGLIAGATGTGKTKTLQVLAEQLSAAGVPVFAADIKGDLSGVATAGASDDKLLARTAGIGQPWEPRAAPVEYFALGGVGNGVPIRATVLDFGPTLLAKVLGLNDTQESSLGIVYAYADAQQLPLVDLKDLRELLLWLTSDEGKEDLRRLGGISSQTAGVILREITAFSEQGADVFFGEPDIDTREFLRTTQDGRGVISLLEVPGVADQPALFSTFLMWLLADLFEDLPEVGDVDKPKLVFFFDEAHLLFKDASKDFLGAIVQTVRLIRSKGVGIFFVTQTPKDVPDDVLAQLGSRVQHQLRAHTPDAEKALRATVRTYPKSDYDLGEVLTSLGIGEAIVTVMNEKGAPTPVAWTRLRAPQGSMDPTPEAEIQRAVQASPLLPKYGQAVDRESAFEILQAKLQSAQKAEQDDAARTAAEEEAKRLEQEAKRNRAGGSAGRSGGSSRSGGGNVVTEFLGSRSGQAMVRDIVRGIFGNRRR; this is encoded by the coding sequence ATGACGGACGAGCTCGCGAAGGCCCAGGCAGAACTCGAGGCGGCCAGGCAGGCGCAGCTCGAAGCGGAGGCGAGGCTGGCAGAGCTGCACGCCGGTGCGGAGCGGGCGAAGGTGGACGCCCCGCCGAGCCCCGCCGACGAGGAGACGCCTGAGCAGGCCCCGCCCGTCGCGGAGAGCTTCGAGGAGGCACCGGTCTCGGCGCCCACCCCCCTCGACCCCGAGCAGCCCGCCGAGCCGGGCGCACCGGTCGAGGAGCGCGACCTCGCCGGGCCACTCGGCGCCGACGCCGTCGCCGCCATCCGCACCGGCTACGCCTTCGACGGCACCGCCCTGGAGATGGGCGCGCTCGTCAATGGCGAGCCCGACTCCGAGACGCAGGTGCGCATCCCGCTGTCGATGGTGAACCGCCACGGCCTCATCGCGGGGGCGACCGGCACCGGCAAGACCAAGACGCTGCAGGTGCTCGCGGAGCAGCTCTCCGCTGCGGGCGTGCCGGTCTTCGCGGCCGACATCAAGGGCGACCTCTCCGGCGTCGCGACGGCAGGCGCATCCGACGACAAGCTGCTCGCGCGCACTGCAGGCATCGGCCAGCCGTGGGAGCCTCGTGCAGCGCCGGTCGAGTACTTCGCGCTCGGCGGCGTCGGCAACGGCGTCCCGATCCGAGCGACGGTGCTCGACTTCGGTCCGACGCTGCTGGCGAAGGTGCTCGGGCTCAACGACACCCAGGAGTCGAGCCTCGGCATCGTCTACGCGTACGCCGACGCCCAGCAGCTGCCGCTCGTCGACCTCAAGGACCTCCGCGAGCTGCTGCTGTGGCTCACGAGCGATGAGGGCAAGGAGGATCTGCGGCGGCTCGGCGGCATCTCGTCGCAGACCGCCGGCGTCATCCTGCGCGAGATCACGGCGTTCAGCGAGCAGGGCGCGGATGTGTTCTTCGGCGAGCCGGACATCGACACCCGTGAGTTCCTGCGCACGACGCAGGACGGGCGCGGCGTCATCAGCCTGCTCGAGGTGCCGGGCGTCGCCGACCAGCCGGCGCTCTTCTCGACCTTCCTCATGTGGCTGCTGGCCGACCTGTTCGAGGATCTGCCGGAGGTCGGCGACGTCGACAAGCCCAAGCTGGTGTTCTTCTTCGACGAGGCGCACCTGCTGTTCAAGGATGCGTCGAAGGACTTCCTCGGGGCGATCGTGCAGACCGTGCGGCTCATCCGCTCGAAGGGCGTCGGCATCTTCTTCGTGACCCAGACGCCCAAGGACGTGCCCGACGACGTGCTCGCACAGCTCGGCTCGCGCGTGCAGCACCAGCTGCGGGCGCACACCCCTGACGCCGAGAAGGCGCTGCGGGCGACGGTGCGCACCTATCCCAAGAGCGACTACGACCTCGGAGAGGTGCTCACGAGCCTCGGCATCGGCGAGGCGATCGTGACGGTCATGAACGAGAAGGGCGCGCCGACGCCCGTCGCCTGGACGCGCCTGCGCGCGCCCCAGGGCTCGATGGATCCGACGCCGGAGGCCGAGATCCAGCGCGCCGTGCAGGCCTCTCCGCTGCTGCCGAAGTACGGGCAGGCCGTCGACCGCGAGAGCGCCTTCGAGATCCTGCAGGCGAAGCTCCAGTCGGCGCAGAAGGCCGAGCAGGACGACGCAGCGCGAACGGCAGCGGAAGAGGAGGCGAAGCGCCTCGAGCAGGAGGCCAAGCGCAACCGCGCGGGGGGCTCCGCAGGGCGCTCCGGCGGCTCCTCGAGGTCTGGCGGCGGCAACGTCGTCACCGAGTTCCTCGGCTCGCGCTCGGGCCAGGCGATGGTCCGAGACATCGTGCGCGGCATCTTCGGCAACCGACGAAGGTGA